Proteins found in one Pseudomonadota bacterium genomic segment:
- the msrA gene encoding peptide-methionine (S)-S-oxide reductase MsrA, translating to MVRPDDAPIGRDTPEPISDRHHVTGNAMMPPFPEHLHRTVLALGCYWGGERAFWDLPGIYTTAAGYAGGSTANPTYDEVVDGKTGHVEAVQVIYDPAQISFQELLAVFWQAHDPTQGDRQGIETGRQYHSVIFTNNAGEQAIAESSRDSYQRDLIEAGHGAAITTEIRAMAPFYHAADHEQQYLAKNPDGPNTLEPTGVAVQETRKQAADAAE from the coding sequence GTGGTGCGCCCAGACGATGCCCCGATTGGCCGTGACACGCCGGAGCCGATTTCAGACCGCCACCACGTGACCGGCAATGCCATGATGCCACCGTTTCCCGAGCATCTTCACCGGACGGTGCTGGCGCTAGGGTGTTACTGGGGCGGCGAGCGCGCGTTCTGGGATCTGCCGGGTATCTACACGACGGCAGCAGGCTATGCAGGCGGGTCGACCGCAAACCCGACCTATGACGAAGTTGTTGACGGCAAGACGGGCCACGTCGAGGCGGTGCAGGTCATCTATGATCCCGCACAAATCTCGTTTCAGGAACTGTTGGCGGTCTTCTGGCAGGCCCATGATCCCACCCAGGGCGATCGCCAGGGCATCGAGACCGGACGCCAGTATCACTCCGTCATTTTCACCAACAATGCCGGTGAGCAAGCGATCGCCGAGTCGTCACGTGACAGTTATCAACGGGATCTGATTGAAGCCGGTCATGGCGCGGCCATCACCACTGAGATCCGTGCGATGGCGCCGTTCTACCATGCCGCTGATCATGAGCAGCAATATCTCGCCAAGAACCCCGATGGACCGAACACATTGGAACCGACGGGCGTGGCGGTACAGGAAACGCGGAAGCAGGCAGCAGACGCCGCCGAATAG